A genome region from Arachidicoccus soli includes the following:
- a CDS encoding APC family permease, with translation MESENKSFKPSLGLTDATMIVAGSMIGSGIFIVASDMMRNVGSAGWLILVWIITGFMTIAAAVSYGELSAMFPKAGGQYVYLKEAYNPLIGFLYGWSFFAVIQTGTIAAVGVAFSKFTAYLFPQVSEDIVLFSVGSLHISPAQVLSIVIIVFLTFLNTKGIKNGKLVQTFFTTVKLLSLFGLIIFGLMAIKENVWQANWQNAWNIGHLNADGTVTKYAGLAVLGAIAAAMVGSVFSSVAWENVTFIAGEIKNPKRNVGLSLFLGTLIVTIIYLAVNYVYLAVLPLHDIAYAAKDRVAVAASQQAFGRIGTIIIALMIMISTFGCNNGLILSGARVYHTMAKDRLFFKKAGTLNKNSVPEYGLWIQCIFASLLCLSGKYGDLLDMVSFVVVLFYMLTIIGVFILRKKRPNAERPYKTPLYPVLPAIYVLLAAAFCLLLIFYKQNYVIGGLVIVALGFPLYYIAMKNQKKSKPLMDDK, from the coding sequence ATGGAATCAGAAAACAAATCTTTCAAACCTTCACTTGGTTTGACGGACGCAACAATGATTGTAGCCGGAAGTATGATTGGATCAGGTATTTTTATTGTAGCCTCCGATATGATGCGAAATGTTGGCAGTGCCGGCTGGTTAATACTCGTTTGGATTATAACCGGCTTTATGACCATTGCTGCTGCCGTAAGCTATGGCGAACTAAGTGCTATGTTCCCAAAAGCAGGGGGGCAATATGTATATTTAAAAGAAGCCTATAATCCACTAATAGGTTTTTTATACGGATGGAGCTTCTTTGCCGTAATTCAAACAGGTACGATTGCTGCCGTGGGTGTGGCTTTCAGCAAATTTACAGCATATCTCTTTCCCCAGGTAAGTGAAGATATTGTGTTGTTTTCAGTCGGTTCATTACACATCAGCCCTGCACAAGTTTTATCCATCGTAATCATTGTATTTCTTACATTTTTAAATACAAAAGGCATTAAAAATGGCAAATTGGTGCAAACATTTTTTACTACTGTAAAATTACTAAGTCTTTTCGGTTTGATTATTTTCGGGCTAATGGCTATTAAAGAAAATGTATGGCAAGCCAACTGGCAGAATGCTTGGAACATAGGACATTTGAATGCTGATGGGACAGTCACTAAATATGCCGGACTTGCGGTATTGGGCGCGATTGCAGCGGCGATGGTAGGTTCTGTTTTTAGTAGCGTCGCCTGGGAAAATGTAACATTTATTGCAGGAGAAATCAAAAACCCAAAACGAAATGTCGGGCTTAGTTTATTTTTAGGGACACTGATTGTTACCATCATTTATTTGGCAGTAAACTATGTTTATCTTGCGGTATTACCCCTGCATGATATTGCCTATGCCGCAAAAGATAGAGTAGCCGTAGCAGCCTCACAGCAAGCATTTGGAAGGATAGGCACCATCATTATCGCATTGATGATTATGATTTCGACCTTTGGTTGTAATAATGGATTAATCCTTTCCGGCGCACGTGTTTATCATACAATGGCCAAAGACAGATTATTCTTCAAAAAAGCCGGAACACTTAATAAAAATTCAGTACCGGAATACGGATTATGGATCCAATGTATTTTCGCAAGCTTACTTTGTCTGAGTGGAAAATATGGTGACTTGTTGGATATGGTTTCCTTTGTGGTAGTGCTTTTTTATATGCTCACGATTATTGGCGTTTTTATACTAAGGAAGAAAAGGCCCAACGCTGAAAGGCCTTACAAAACACCATTATATCCAGTACTTCCGGCAATATACGTTTTGCTGGCAGCAGCATTTTGTTTATTGCTAATTTTTTATAAACAAAATTATGTAATCGGTGGTTTAGTAATTGTGGCTTTAGGATTTCCACTGTATTATATAGCCATGAAGAATCAGAAAAAGAGCAAGCCCTTAATGGATGATAAATAG
- a CDS encoding AAA family ATPase, translated as MEKIKKIVVIGPESTGKSSLCEALSKHYQTIWCREYAREYLIENGKDYSYHDLLSIAKGQIALEENCIKEVREIGGAKGQNLENSLLDNLSDFLSSRLLFIDTDMYVMKVWCEYVFNRCHNFILEEIASRKYDLYLLCDTDLPWVADELREYPDEHSRKELFEIYLDILVNQEVPFSIINGQDNMRIANAIKVLEELFIIH; from the coding sequence TTGGAAAAAATAAAAAAAATAGTGGTTATTGGCCCAGAAAGTACTGGCAAGTCGAGTCTTTGTGAAGCGTTATCAAAGCATTACCAGACCATTTGGTGCAGAGAATATGCACGTGAGTATTTAATAGAGAATGGTAAGGATTATTCATATCATGATTTACTCTCCATTGCTAAAGGGCAAATTGCATTAGAAGAAAATTGCATTAAAGAAGTTAGGGAGATAGGGGGGGCGAAGGGTCAGAACTTAGAGAATTCTTTATTGGACAACCTTTCGGACTTTCTAAGTTCTCGTCTTTTATTCATTGATACAGATATGTATGTAATGAAAGTGTGGTGCGAATATGTTTTTAATCGATGCCACAATTTTATTTTGGAAGAAATTGCATCTCGAAAATATGATTTATATTTATTATGTGATACTGACTTACCTTGGGTTGCAGACGAATTGCGCGAATATCCTGATGAGCATTCGCGCAAAGAATTATTTGAAATTTATCTTGATATTTTAGTTAATCAGGAAGTTCCTTTTAGCATTATTAATGGGCAAGACAATATGCGAATCGCTAATGCTATTAAAGTTCTTGAAGAGCTATTTATCATCCATTAA
- the bioB gene encoding biotin synthase BioB, translating into MTEALKTNWTKEEVIAIYNKPLLELVYEAAQIHRLHHDPNKVQISSLISIKTGGCPEDCGYCPQAARYHTEIKVNELLPVHQIKAQALRAKQHGISRVCLGAAWRNVKDGEEFDQVLDMVRTVTKLDMEVCCTLGMLTENQAKRLEEAGLYAYNHNIDSSEDYYKEVISTRGFEDRLKTIDNVRKTSITVCSGGIIGMGEKIEDRCDMLRILANMTPQPESVPINALVAVEGTPMEDQEPVSIFEMVRMVATARIVIPRTQVRLSAGRTSMSPEGQTLCFMAGANSIFAGDKLLTTPNPDINQDKKMFEELGIVPQAPFEKYPKREVVDEENAHFHALGENPKWTRPAHTIERNEAAKEKGKIKL; encoded by the coding sequence ATGACTGAAGCATTAAAAACAAACTGGACAAAAGAAGAAGTTATCGCTATTTATAATAAACCATTGTTGGAATTGGTTTATGAAGCTGCACAAATACATAGATTACACCATGACCCAAATAAAGTACAAATCAGTTCGCTGATTTCGATTAAAACAGGTGGATGCCCTGAAGATTGTGGCTATTGCCCGCAAGCTGCACGTTATCATACTGAAATTAAAGTAAACGAATTGCTTCCTGTACATCAAATAAAAGCACAAGCTTTGCGCGCCAAACAACATGGTATTTCGCGTGTTTGCCTGGGAGCGGCTTGGCGTAATGTAAAAGACGGCGAAGAATTTGATCAGGTTTTAGATATGGTGCGTACGGTGACAAAACTTGATATGGAAGTTTGTTGTACTTTGGGGATGTTGACTGAAAATCAAGCAAAGCGATTAGAAGAAGCAGGTCTGTATGCCTACAATCACAATATTGACAGCTCGGAAGATTATTATAAAGAAGTCATCTCTACCCGCGGTTTTGAAGATCGTTTAAAAACAATTGACAATGTGCGTAAAACTTCTATTACTGTATGTTCTGGAGGAATTATAGGAATGGGAGAGAAGATAGAAGATCGTTGCGATATGTTGCGTATTTTGGCTAACATGACACCTCAACCTGAAAGTGTTCCCATCAACGCTTTGGTAGCTGTAGAAGGCACACCAATGGAGGACCAAGAGCCGGTTTCCATTTTTGAAATGGTGCGTATGGTGGCTACAGCGCGTATTGTGATTCCAAGAACACAAGTACGTTTATCGGCTGGTAGAACTTCCATGTCGCCTGAAGGTCAAACGCTTTGCTTTATGGCAGGCGCCAATTCCATTTTTGCTGGCGATAAATTACTGACGACTCCAAATCCAGATATTAACCAAGATAAAAAAATGTTTGAAGAGTTAGGTATTGTACCACAAGCACCTTTTGAGAAATATCCTAAACGTGAAGTGGTAGATGAAGAAAATGCACATTTTCATGCGCTAGGCGAAAACCCAAAATGGACAAGACCTGCACACACGATTGAACGTAACGAGGCAGCTAAAGAAAAAGGGAAAATAAAGTTGTAA
- a CDS encoding YfiT family bacillithiol transferase has protein sequence MEKDLRYPIGKYQPQPYSEELKRRWLLDLETLPGDVERAVLNLDEVQLQTPYRDGGWTINQVIHHLADSHINSYVRFKLALTEDNPTIKTYNEKLWAELSDVKTQPINVSITLLHALHLRWAALLQSLNEEEWNRTMYNPETKKETTLWFLLGLYAWHGRHHTAHITALRERMNW, from the coding sequence ATGGAAAAAGATCTTCGTTATCCTATTGGGAAGTACCAGCCACAGCCGTATTCAGAAGAATTAAAACGGAGATGGCTCTTAGATTTAGAAACCTTACCTGGCGATGTGGAGCGCGCAGTTTTAAATTTAGATGAAGTTCAATTGCAAACACCGTATCGTGACGGTGGTTGGACTATTAATCAAGTAATACATCATTTGGCGGATAGTCATATAAACTCCTATGTACGATTTAAATTGGCATTGACAGAAGATAATCCAACCATAAAAACATACAATGAAAAATTATGGGCAGAATTGAGTGATGTAAAAACACAACCTATAAATGTATCTATCACCCTCTTGCATGCGCTGCACTTAAGATGGGCAGCTCTCTTGCAAAGTTTGAACGAGGAGGAATGGAATAGAACAATGTATAATCCTGAAACAAAAAAAGAAACAACACTCTGGTTTTTGCTGGGATTATATGCTTGGCATGGGAGACATCATACTGCGCATATTACAGCATTAAGAGAAAGAATGAACTGGTAA
- a CDS encoding thiamine pyrophosphate-dependent enzyme produces the protein MNRTVAEYIINKLKTLNVKRIWAVTGDALNAFSDAVQKDKELEWMAVRHEENAAFACYGSAQLTGDIAVCAGTVGPGALHLINGLYNAKKARVPVLAITGQVPSIEIGTGYFQEVDLKKTFDDVCGFQAIIRSADQTPRLLNKAIQIALWDRTVVRLEIPHDITTQKIEDFYFDHPVIISASKLICPESDVQKAVSIINENKNITILAGCGAREAKEEVVALSQKLHAPIVHTLKSSDVFSEDLENVVGLTGLIGNHPGYSAVMHCDALLMIGSDFPYTNFLPQDKKVIQIDIRPENLGNRIGLTQGIVGDAKDTVTRISKNVTQKTDDAFLKDHQKAHQKWRAAMDEESSLDNNQTPLLPSLFAASLNKQAASDAVFALETGESAVWAARYMVFNNERRIIGSFNHGSMAVGLPACLGAQAAYPGRQVWGMLGDGAFVMSMQDLVTAVRYNLPIKLIVFNNQQLGFVKMEMEEAGFSMSNDALHLQNPDFVAYAKSCGADGIKVTEASEIPNAIAKAIASPLPFIIDAVVTAGVLSLPPKITLEEAYGFSRSKVKEALLALKGNQSQWQNIKSEMKAYFK, from the coding sequence ATGAATAGAACTGTAGCCGAATATATTATAAACAAACTAAAAACGCTTAACGTAAAAAGAATTTGGGCCGTTACTGGCGATGCTTTAAACGCTTTTTCCGATGCCGTTCAAAAAGACAAAGAACTCGAATGGATGGCTGTAAGACATGAAGAAAATGCGGCATTTGCTTGTTATGGCTCTGCTCAATTGACGGGCGACATCGCCGTGTGCGCTGGAACTGTAGGTCCCGGGGCATTGCATTTAATCAACGGGTTATATAATGCCAAAAAAGCGCGTGTGCCGGTTTTGGCTATTACCGGACAAGTACCTAGCATCGAAATAGGCACCGGTTACTTTCAGGAAGTAGATTTAAAAAAAACCTTTGATGATGTTTGCGGTTTCCAGGCCATCATTCGCTCTGCAGACCAAACACCAAGACTTTTAAACAAAGCAATTCAAATTGCATTATGGGATCGTACAGTTGTAAGATTAGAGATTCCGCACGACATTACTACCCAAAAAATTGAAGATTTTTATTTTGACCATCCGGTAATTATTTCCGCTTCCAAACTTATCTGCCCTGAAAGCGATGTGCAAAAAGCAGTTTCAATTATTAATGAAAATAAAAATATTACTATCCTGGCAGGTTGCGGTGCTAGAGAAGCTAAAGAAGAAGTGGTTGCCTTGTCGCAAAAATTACACGCACCAATTGTGCATACTTTAAAAAGCTCCGATGTATTTAGTGAAGATTTGGAAAATGTAGTTGGCCTCACTGGCCTGATTGGCAATCATCCGGGGTACAGTGCCGTAATGCATTGCGATGCCTTGCTGATGATTGGCTCCGATTTTCCTTACACTAATTTTCTTCCGCAGGATAAAAAAGTCATTCAAATAGATATTCGTCCAGAAAACTTAGGCAATCGCATAGGGTTAACGCAGGGTATAGTGGGCGATGCAAAAGATACGGTAACAAGAATCAGCAAAAACGTTACACAAAAAACGGATGATGCTTTTTTAAAAGACCATCAAAAAGCGCATCAAAAATGGCGAGCAGCTATGGACGAAGAAAGCTCCCTCGACAATAATCAAACACCTTTATTACCCAGTCTTTTTGCTGCATCATTAAACAAGCAAGCAGCAAGCGATGCAGTATTTGCTTTAGAAACCGGCGAGTCTGCTGTTTGGGCAGCACGTTATATGGTATTTAATAATGAAAGAAGAATCATCGGCTCCTTCAACCATGGGTCAATGGCTGTTGGGCTGCCGGCTTGTTTGGGAGCGCAAGCTGCTTATCCAGGCAGGCAAGTATGGGGCATGCTGGGCGATGGAGCTTTTGTAATGTCTATGCAAGATCTTGTAACAGCAGTACGCTATAATTTGCCCATCAAATTGATTGTTTTCAACAATCAGCAATTGGGTTTTGTAAAAATGGAAATGGAAGAAGCCGGTTTCTCTATGAGCAACGATGCCCTGCATTTGCAAAATCCCGACTTTGTAGCCTACGCAAAATCTTGTGGCGCCGATGGAATAAAAGTAACCGAAGCATCGGAAATCCCCAACGCGATTGCCAAAGCGATAGCCTCTCCGCTGCCTTTTATCATTGATGCAGTTGTAACCGCTGGTGTACTTTCGCTTCCTCCAAAAATCACGCTGGAAGAGGCTTATGGATTTAGTCGTTCAAAAGTGAAAGAAGCCTTGTTGGCCTTAAAAGGAAATCAAAGTCAATGGCAAAATATTAAATCGGAGATGAAAGCTTATTTTAAATAA
- a CDS encoding NUDIX hydrolase: MDDNLKWKTLSSEYLFKDTWLTARKDRCERADGKIVDPYYVFEFPEWVTALAITEDEKIILVKQYRHALGEVGLELPGGCVDATDANFEDAIRRELLEETGYAFESVHSLGRTSANPSTNSNLMHMFVATGGKKIQEQDLDENEEIEILEVSLEEFFQLLEEKRMVQAMHITTSFYALRYLNKLNFSK, from the coding sequence ATGGACGATAACCTAAAATGGAAAACACTTTCTTCGGAATATTTGTTTAAAGACACTTGGCTTACTGCCAGAAAAGACCGGTGCGAGCGAGCTGATGGAAAGATAGTAGACCCCTATTATGTTTTTGAATTCCCGGAATGGGTAACAGCTTTGGCAATTACTGAAGACGAAAAGATAATCCTTGTAAAACAATATCGACATGCTTTAGGTGAAGTAGGTCTTGAATTGCCCGGTGGCTGTGTAGATGCGACAGACGCTAATTTTGAAGACGCTATTCGTCGTGAACTACTGGAGGAGACTGGCTATGCATTTGAATCGGTTCATTCTTTAGGAAGAACTTCTGCAAACCCTTCTACCAACAGCAATTTGATGCATATGTTTGTTGCAACGGGCGGCAAAAAGATACAGGAACAAGACTTGGATGAGAACGAAGAGATTGAAATACTAGAGGTAAGCCTCGAAGAGTTTTTTCAATTACTTGAAGAAAAGCGCATGGTTCAGGCCATGCATATTACGACTTCTTTTTATGCACTGCGTTATTTGAATAAATTGAATTTTAGTAAATAA
- a CDS encoding ABC transporter ATP-binding protein, whose translation MQKTIISVKNLTKKYGDFEAVKGISFDVMEGEIFGLLGPNGAGKSTTLEIIETLRKKTSGEIFVDGMNLDKRPNDIKKIIGVQLQAAGYYPGLTLIELVQMFAGLYNKKIDSLELLDSVNLRDKAKNKFKQLSGGQKQRFSIATTLINQPKIIFLDEPTTGLDPQARRNLWDLILDIRSKGTTVIITTHYMDEAEFLCDRIAIVDAGKIITLDTPDNMIDNLVATGFERPKQVKNANLEDVFIHLTGKDLRAE comes from the coding sequence ATGCAAAAAACGATTATTTCAGTTAAGAATCTAACTAAAAAATACGGCGATTTTGAGGCGGTAAAAGGTATTTCTTTTGATGTAATGGAAGGGGAAATATTTGGCTTGCTTGGGCCTAACGGCGCAGGCAAATCTACGACACTCGAAATTATTGAAACCCTGCGAAAAAAAACAAGCGGAGAAATATTCGTTGACGGAATGAATTTAGACAAACGGCCTAATGATATTAAGAAAATTATTGGTGTGCAACTACAAGCTGCAGGCTATTATCCTGGACTTACATTGATAGAACTTGTCCAGATGTTTGCAGGTTTGTATAATAAAAAGATAGATTCACTAGAATTATTAGATTCAGTGAATTTGAGAGATAAAGCGAAAAATAAATTTAAGCAATTAAGTGGTGGCCAGAAACAACGCTTTTCAATTGCTACCACTTTAATCAATCAGCCAAAAATCATCTTCTTAGATGAGCCCACTACTGGACTTGATCCGCAGGCGCGACGCAATCTATGGGATTTGATTTTAGATATTCGGAGCAAAGGAACGACGGTTATTATTACCACCCATTATATGGATGAAGCTGAATTCCTCTGTGATAGAATCGCTATTGTGGATGCTGGGAAGATAATCACTTTGGATACACCAGATAACATGATTGATAATTTAGTCGCTACCGGTTTTGAGCGACCAAAACAGGTAAAAAATGCTAACTTGGAAGATGTATTCATTCACCTCACCGGAAAAGATTTAAGGGCAGAATAA
- a CDS encoding DUF4870 domain-containing protein: MNTENSFLGTDTEPVIPPNSDEKTLGLLAHIITLISTFIGPLIIFLVKKDESAFVTHHAKESLNFQITMALLSIILFISIIGILLLWIVGILTLVLVIVATIRASEGKLYRYPFSIRFIK, encoded by the coding sequence ATGAACACAGAAAATTCTTTTTTGGGAACCGATACTGAACCGGTAATACCACCAAACAGTGATGAAAAAACACTTGGATTGTTAGCGCATATTATTACGCTTATCAGCACTTTTATTGGCCCTTTAATTATTTTTTTAGTAAAAAAAGACGAATCTGCTTTTGTAACACACCACGCAAAAGAATCTCTGAATTTTCAAATTACAATGGCTCTCTTGAGCATTATTTTGTTCATTAGTATTATTGGCATTTTATTATTGTGGATAGTCGGCATTTTAACCCTAGTACTTGTGATCGTTGCTACGATTCGCGCATCAGAAGGGAAATTGTATCGTTATCCATTTTCTATAAGGTTTATCAAATAA
- a CDS encoding FMN-binding glutamate synthase family protein, producing MSKKTFFIACILAIGLIAVLMFVADINWIWLSVIIVPLIALGIYDLVQKKNSVLRNFPIIGHMRYLLKDIGPELHQYFVEDNTDGTPFNANKRNYVESHATKNLENHPFGTELNIYKENYDWMEHSIYAAEKLKAVPRVNICGSSCQQPYSASIFNISAMSFGALSPNAIEALNLAAKEGNFFHDTGEGGISKYHRKGGDLVWEIGTAYFGCRTKDGHFDAKQFQEKANWPEVKMIEIKISQGAKPGHGGVLPAAKNNQEIADIRGIEPNKDVISPPSHTTFSNAKELCLWIQQLRELSGGKPVGFKLCIGSQQEFIDICEQMLATGIKADFITVDGAEGGTGAAPIDFSDSVGMPWEPALVFVCDTLKKFGLREEIKIITATKIISAFDIFKALCLGADICNSARGMMFALGCIQSLKCHTNACPTGVATQKDSLVRGLVPEEKWKRVKNYHQETLNDFLDLLAASGCNKLSQLNRKMIHKQMGIEEKTFSEIYETKYV from the coding sequence ATGTCAAAAAAAACCTTCTTTATTGCATGTATTCTGGCCATTGGCTTAATAGCTGTATTGATGTTTGTCGCCGATATTAATTGGATATGGCTTTCGGTCATCATCGTCCCTTTAATTGCTTTGGGAATTTACGATTTGGTACAAAAGAAGAACAGTGTGCTACGCAACTTTCCTATTATTGGACACATGCGTTATCTCTTGAAAGATATTGGACCTGAACTGCACCAATATTTTGTGGAAGACAATACCGATGGCACCCCATTTAATGCCAACAAAAGAAATTATGTAGAAAGTCATGCTACCAAGAATTTGGAAAATCATCCTTTTGGAACGGAATTAAATATCTATAAAGAAAATTACGACTGGATGGAGCATAGCATTTATGCCGCTGAAAAATTGAAAGCTGTGCCACGTGTAAATATTTGTGGCTCATCTTGTCAACAACCCTATTCAGCAAGTATTTTCAATATATCCGCAATGAGTTTTGGCGCACTTTCGCCCAACGCTATTGAAGCATTAAATTTAGCTGCAAAAGAAGGCAACTTTTTTCATGATACCGGTGAAGGCGGCATCTCCAAATATCATCGCAAAGGGGGTGATTTGGTCTGGGAAATTGGTACAGCTTATTTTGGTTGCCGCACCAAAGACGGTCACTTTGATGCAAAGCAATTTCAAGAAAAAGCCAACTGGCCGGAAGTAAAAATGATTGAAATAAAAATCAGCCAAGGCGCAAAACCAGGCCACGGAGGCGTATTGCCAGCCGCCAAAAACAATCAGGAGATTGCCGACATCAGAGGGATTGAGCCCAATAAGGATGTAATTTCTCCTCCATCACATACCACATTTAGCAACGCAAAAGAACTTTGTCTATGGATACAACAATTAAGAGAATTAAGCGGCGGCAAACCCGTTGGCTTTAAATTATGTATTGGCAGTCAGCAAGAATTTATCGACATCTGTGAGCAGATGCTCGCCACCGGCATTAAAGCTGATTTTATTACAGTTGATGGCGCAGAAGGCGGTACTGGCGCAGCTCCTATCGATTTCTCCGATTCGGTGGGCATGCCTTGGGAACCAGCATTAGTTTTTGTTTGCGATACGCTCAAAAAATTTGGTTTAAGAGAAGAAATAAAAATTATTACAGCTACTAAAATCATTTCGGCTTTTGATATTTTTAAAGCACTATGTCTGGGTGCTGATATTTGTAATTCTGCTCGCGGAATGATGTTCGCCTTAGGTTGCATTCAATCTTTGAAATGCCATACAAATGCGTGCCCCACAGGCGTTGCAACACAAAAGGATAGTTTGGTAAGAGGGCTAGTTCCCGAAGAAAAATGGAAGCGCGTAAAAAATTATCATCAAGAAACTTTAAACGATTTTCTTGATCTCTTAGCTGCCTCTGGTTGCAATAAGCTTTCTCAACTCAACCGCAAAATGATTCATAAACAAATGGGTATTGAAGAAAAAACCTTCTCTGAGATTTATGAAACAAAATATGTGTAG
- a CDS encoding aspartate kinase: MKVFKFGGASVQDVDHIKHVAKIIEQCKEEKLLIVISAMGKTTNALEKVAEDFFNGRQEHALRLFSDIKKQHLTIAKYLLVLEFNDCIARLSDLFTEVEWLLHDKPVREYNYYYDQIVSVGELLSTSIVSSYLKEVKIDNNWIDVRDILRTDNHFREAIVDWEFTTNAAETLLLPLFEKTNLILTQGFIGSTTDCESTTLGREGSDFSAAIFANIFNAENLTIWKDVEGVLNADPRIFPEAIYLEHLNYAEVIEMAYYGAQVIHPKTIKPLQNKKIPLLVKCFLDTGLPGTRIDGERAIALPPVIILKNNQALISLRTLDFSFIEDEPIRKLYNIFNTLKIKPNLIQTGAIGLQISVDDIPAKIDAFGQKASLYFDVQIEKGLNLLTLRHYNEESLQKHLASKEKVLMQENEVTVQAVYR; this comes from the coding sequence ATGAAAGTATTCAAATTTGGTGGGGCAAGTGTGCAAGATGTTGACCATATCAAACATGTAGCAAAAATTATAGAACAATGTAAAGAAGAAAAATTGCTGATTGTAATTTCGGCAATGGGTAAAACTACCAATGCTTTGGAAAAAGTGGCTGAAGACTTCTTCAATGGCCGACAAGAACATGCGCTTCGTCTTTTTAGTGATATCAAAAAGCAACATCTTACTATTGCGAAATATTTATTGGTACTAGAGTTTAACGACTGTATTGCCCGGCTTTCAGATTTGTTTACAGAAGTAGAATGGTTGCTGCACGATAAACCGGTAAGAGAATATAATTATTATTACGACCAAATAGTAAGTGTAGGAGAACTCTTAAGCACAAGCATTGTAAGTAGCTATTTGAAAGAAGTAAAAATTGATAATAACTGGATAGATGTGCGCGATATATTGCGCACCGACAACCATTTTCGCGAAGCAATCGTCGATTGGGAATTTACGACAAATGCAGCAGAAACTTTGCTATTGCCTTTATTTGAGAAAACTAATCTCATTTTAACACAGGGATTTATCGGTAGCACCACTGATTGTGAAAGCACCACTCTTGGTCGCGAGGGAAGTGATTTTAGTGCCGCTATCTTTGCAAATATCTTTAATGCTGAAAATCTAACTATTTGGAAAGATGTAGAAGGCGTTTTGAATGCCGATCCGCGAATTTTTCCAGAGGCCATTTATTTAGAGCATTTGAATTATGCTGAAGTAATTGAAATGGCTTATTATGGCGCACAAGTCATTCACCCTAAAACCATTAAGCCGCTTCAAAACAAAAAAATTCCACTCTTGGTGAAATGCTTTTTAGATACAGGCTTACCGGGAACGAGGATTGACGGAGAAAGAGCTATAGCACTCCCACCAGTAATTATCTTAAAGAATAATCAGGCATTAATTTCTCTTAGAACACTGGATTTTTCTTTTATTGAAGATGAACCCATTCGCAAGCTTTACAACATTTTTAATACCCTAAAAATAAAACCCAATCTTATACAAACTGGTGCTATCGGTTTGCAAATTTCTGTAGATGATATTCCCGCAAAAATTGATGCATTTGGGCAAAAAGCAAGTTTATATTTCGATGTACAAATTGAAAAAGGATTGAATTTATTGACTTTAAGACATTATAATGAGGAATCATTACAGAAACATTTAGCATCCAAGGAGAAAGTGTTAATGCAGGAAAATGAAGTAACCGTGCAGGCTGTGTACAGATAA